A genomic stretch from Aedes albopictus strain Foshan chromosome 2, AalbF5, whole genome shotgun sequence includes:
- the LOC109417692 gene encoding glutathione S-transferase E14-like, translating to MSKLELFYDSVSPPVRGALLTIAALGIDDQVDLKLVRLFAREHLLEDFVKLNPLHTVPVLRHDDLVLTDSHAIVMYLCDIFGQDGDFSLNDPKQRARVHNRLCFNNAVLFQRDSAVLRNVFNRSIVTVEDHHLKPIQDAYDCLEIYLTDNKFVACDKLTVADFPIVATLSTVENVCPISKDRWPKMNAWYETMQKLPYYQQANQAGLDKLKEKLFAVMKK from the exons ATGTCCAAGCTGGAACTGTTCTACGACAGCGTTAGTCCACCGGTTCGTGGTGCCCTTCTGACCATTGCGGCCTTGGGAATCGACGACCAAGTGGATCTTAAACTGGTTCGCCTCTTTGCCAGAGAGCATCTTCTGGAAGATTTCGTCAAA CTAAATCCTCTGCATACGGTTCCGGTTCTGCGGCATGACGATCTGGTCCTGACCGATAGCCATGCGATCGTCATGTATCTGTGCGACATCTTCGGCCAAGATGGCGACTTCTCTTTGAACGATCCCAAGCAACGAGCACGTGTGCACAATCGGTTGTGTTTTAACAATGCCGTGTTGTTTCAGAGAGACTCGGCCGTTTTG AGAAACGTATTCAACAGGTCGATAGTGACGGTCGAAGATCACCATTTGAAACCCATTCAGGATGCTTATGACTGCTTGGAGATATATCTGACGGACAACAAGTTTGTCGCATGTGACAAG CTAACCGTGGCGGACTTCCCAATAGTAGCCACTCTGAGCACGGTGGAAAATGTCTGTCCGATATCCAAGGATCGATGGCCAAAGATGAACGCGTGGTACGAAACCATGCAGAAGTTACCCTACTACCAGCAGGCGAACCAAGCCGGATTGGACAAACTGAAGGAGAAGCTCTTTGCAGTAATGAAGAAGTAG